Part of the Planococcus plakortidis genome is shown below.
TGGTCCTTGTATACTTGGTACTGCTTTTCCATCAGCGGGAACTCTTTTTCGCACGGTTTGCACCAAGTACCCCAAAAGTTCACGAACACCCCCTGCCCTTTGTACTCAGACAGCTGATGCTGTTCCCCATTCAAATCCGTCAAAGCAAAATCGGGTGCCCAATCTCCAACTTGCAGCAATTCGTTTTTCTCTTTGGTTAATTCGTTGTAGATAGTAAATGCAATAGCGACGACCAGAATGAACAAAATACTTGTCCTCATAATCAAGCGATTTCTCTTTTTATCCTTTTTAGCAGCCATACAATGTCACGTCCTTCCTAGATGCTGGGTTGAGTCCATTAAAACCCTGTAAATCCACCCGTAAATTGCGATAAAAAAGCGATGATTTCTGTCAGCATGTCAAAGTAAAGCAAAACGCCCATCAGAATCATTAATGCTCCTCCTATTGACATGAAAAGAGCGCTCTTCTTCTTCAAGAAAGTCATTTTCTCAATAAAAAACGACATTAAGAGAAAAGGAATTGAAAATCCCAGAACGTAAAACAGCATATAGAGTAAGCCACTGTCCGGATCCGCTACTCCGAGTGCAATAACTCCTGCAAGTATGGGACCGGTACACGGTGTCCATCCAGCTGCAAAGCCAATGCCGATCAGAACAGAACCCGCGTATCCGGAGGGCCTTTTCTGGAACTGTAATTTCTTATCCGACAGCAGGAAGTCGAATTTCAGAATACCGGTTAGGACTAAGCCAAAAAACACCATCAAAATAGCGCCCAATTGACGTAGAAGAACTTGATATTCCAAGAAGAAGTTTCCGATAAGCGAAGTCGACAAGCCCAACGCTAAAAAAATGATGGAGAAACCTATTAAAAATAGAACCGTATGAATCAAAGCCGTGCTCCTCATCATTCCCTTGCCCGTCTTTAACTCATTGACTGAAACTCCGGTAATGTAGGATAAAAAAGCCGGATACAAAGGAAGGGAGCATGGAGAGATAAATGATAAAAGCCCTGCGCCAAACGCAAGATACAAACTAATTTCCGCCACTTGTAGACCTCCTATTACAGTAAGTTGAATCCTCTTCTTTATCATTTTTGTATCCCTTAGGAATCAAATGAAATTTTCTATATAAGACTCGGGGAATTTCAAGGTATGTAAAATTAAATACAGCCCCTCTCTTAACTTCTACTTCCCCGTGCTTGCTTAACCGTTCCAGAAAACGTTAGCCACTTCAGCTTATCGATTATGTCTTGATTTTCTGTGCAGTTTCTTCTATTAAATTGTGAACTTCTCCTATCGGTTCACGAACTTGCCACAATCCCGCGATTAAAACCGTTAAAAACAAAAATGTCATGGTTCCTGCACAGAATATGCAAAGTTAACGGGTAAGGTACTTACAGACAACTGTAGAAAGAAGGAGATTTACATGCCGAAAAACAAATGGATGATGGGGACGCTGTCGCTTGTGGCAGCCGTCACGCTAAGTGCCTGCAATACAGGCGATGACATGAGCGACGAATCGATGGACATGGATAATGCCAGCGAAGAAAATATGAATGAAGATTCCGGCCATATGAACATGGACCATTCGGGTTCAGGAGAAATCCCGGATGGTTTGCAGGAAGCGGAAAACCCAACCTATGAAGTCGGAAGCCAGGCCATTATTGAAACGGACCATATGGAGGGCATGAAAGGTGCCGAAGCAACAATTGTCGGAGCCTTTGATACAACCGCTTATGCCTTGACCTACACGCCGACTGACGGAGGCGAGCCGGTTGAAAACCACAAATGGGTCATTCATGAAGAACTGGAAAATCCAGGTGACGCACCATTGGAACCGGGCGATGAAGCGGCCATTGCCGCTGATCATATGGAAGGAATGGACGGCGCAACGGCTACCATTGATTCTGTAGAAGAAACGACCGTCTATATGGTTGATTTCGTCCCGACTACTGGAGGCGAGGAAGTCACTAATCATAAATGGGTCACTGAAAGTGAACTGTCACCTGAATAATAACGGCAAAACCCGGGATCTTGTCAACAAGATCCCGGGTTTTTATTTGTGCTGGCTCATGCAAGATTCGACTTCTTTTATGTTACGAAAAGATTAAGTTTTCTCAATCAGGCTCTCCGTATCATTTCTGC
Proteins encoded:
- a CDS encoding cytochrome c biogenesis CcdA family protein, with the translated sequence MAEISLYLAFGAGLLSFISPCSLPLYPAFLSYITGVSVNELKTGKGMMRSTALIHTVLFLIGFSIIFLALGLSTSLIGNFFLEYQVLLRQLGAILMVFFGLVLTGILKFDFLLSDKKLQFQKRPSGYAGSVLIGIGFAAGWTPCTGPILAGVIALGVADPDSGLLYMLFYVLGFSIPFLLMSFFIEKMTFLKKKSALFMSIGGALMILMGVLLYFDMLTEIIAFLSQFTGGFTGF
- the resA gene encoding thiol-disulfide oxidoreductase ResA → MAAKKDKKRNRLIMRTSILFILVVAIAFTIYNELTKEKNELLQVGDWAPDFALTDLNGEQHQLSEYKGQGVFVNFWGTWCKPCEKEFPLMEKQYQVYKDQGVEILAVNIAQSDYEVRQFAEQRNLTFPIVIDKDKSVMEAYNIRPLPTTLLVNQEGKIEKIITGEMSEEDIASYMEQIKPS
- a CDS encoding YdhK family protein; its protein translation is MPKNKWMMGTLSLVAAVTLSACNTGDDMSDESMDMDNASEENMNEDSGHMNMDHSGSGEIPDGLQEAENPTYEVGSQAIIETDHMEGMKGAEATIVGAFDTTAYALTYTPTDGGEPVENHKWVIHEELENPGDAPLEPGDEAAIAADHMEGMDGATATIDSVEETTVYMVDFVPTTGGEEVTNHKWVTESELSPE